One segment of Panicum virgatum strain AP13 chromosome 3K, P.virgatum_v5, whole genome shotgun sequence DNA contains the following:
- the LOC120696936 gene encoding probable serine/threonine-protein kinase At1g54610 isoform X1, protein MFFLPRKKHLVCFLILSEKHRKLTLCCLNHRLENQAMVIYCQVQRLARKTAKIGFSAINSFKKKALHLMGCLCSKGAKDDNATSGHRTPSRRDDSTVATSTAVLNGKFKENTFNSSTFDSTKVVALDARISSGNNADLKGLSGEHVVAGWPAWLINVAPKAVEGWLPRRADSFEKLAKIGQGTYSIVYKARDVESGKIVALKKVRFFNMDPESVRFMAREIHILRKLDHPNVIKLEGIITSRVSQSLYLVFEYMEHDLAGLVATPGLKLTEPQIKCFVQQLLHGLDHCHKNGVLHRDIKGSNLLIDGNGMLKIGDFGLAISYDPNNPQPLTSRVVTLWYRPPELLLGAAEYGAAVDMWSTGCILAELFAGKPIMPGRTEVEQIHKIFKLCGSPPEYYCKKSKVPETAMFKPQQQYGRCVAETFKDFPPPAVVLIDSLLSLEPEVRGTAASALQSDFFRTKPLACDPSSLPKLPPSKEYDVRLRQEEARRQRNAELGGRGAESVKPGNENHVTSRAIDIAAQVKQPTHNTSKSTCEKFNTEDSVPGFRVEPRALPTSVQVPECGSTWNMRGYADHHAVPGRVCSSVRVARKKGQSHSNLPQYDATDLKNGIEVTDHNQPADRPASSQKKDLQENHGRKYKRIHYSGPLMPPGGNIDDMLKEHERHIQEAVRKARLSKGSR, encoded by the exons ATGTTTTTTCTGCCCAGAAAGAAACATTTAGTTTGTTTCTTAATATTATCTGAAAAGCATAGAAAACTCACACTATGTTGTTTGAATCATCGTTTGGAAAATCAGGCAATGGTCATTTATTGTCAAGTGCAGAGATTAGCAAGAAAAACTGCAAAAATTGGTTTCAGTGCGATTAACTCGTTCAAGAAGAAGGCATTGCATCTTATGGGCTGCCTTTGCTCTAAAGGCGCCAAAGATGATAATGCCACTTCTGGACACAGAACACCATCAAGGAGAGATGACTCTACAGTTGCAACAAGTACTGCGGTGCTGAATGGAAAGTTCAAAGAAAATACATTCAACTCCAGCACATTCGATTCAACGAAGGTGGTAGCTTTAGATGCTAGGATCAGCAGTGGTAACAATGCTGACCTTAAAGGGCTCTCAGGTGAGCATGTAGTTGCTGGTTGGCCAGCTTGGCTCATCAATGTGGCACCTAAAGCAGTAGAAGGATGGTTGCCTCGGCGAGCAGATTCATTTGAGAAATTGGCCAAG ATTGGTCAAGGAACTTATAGTATCGTGTATAAAGCTCGGGATGTCGAATCAGGGAAAATTGTCGCACTTAAAAAGGTGCGGTTTTTCAATATGGACCCCGAAAGTGTGCGCTTCATGGCTAGAGAAATTCATATTCTTCGGAAACTGGATCATCCAAATGTCATAAAGCTTGAAGGGATTATAACATCTCGTGTTTCACAGAGCCTCTATCTTGTTTTCGAGTATATGGAACACGACCTTGCTGGTCTTGTTGCAACTCCAGGCCTCAAGCTCACTGAGCCACAG ATAAAGTGCTTcgttcagcagctgctacatgGCCTTGATCATTGCCACAAAAATGGGGTTCTGCATCGAGACATCAAAGGCTCAAACCTGTTAATTGATGGCAATGGAATGCTgaagattggagattttggccTGGCCATATCCTACGATCCCAACAATCCACAACCGCTGACAAGCCGTGTTGTGACATTATGGTACAGACCACCAGAGCTTTTGCTTGGTGCCGCGGAGTATGGTGCTGCTGTGGATATGTGGAGTACAGGGTGCATTTTGGCAGAACTGTTTGCTGGCAAACCTATCATGCCGGGAAGAACCGAG GTGGAGCAAATTCACAAGATCTTTAAGCTATGTGGGTCACCACCCGAGTATTATTGCAAGAAATCAAAGGTGCCAGAAACAGCAATGTTCAAGCCTCAGCAGCAATATGGGCGGTGTGTTGCTGAGACCTTCAAAGATTTTCCCCCTCCAGCTGTAGTTCTCATAGATTCCTTGCTTTCACTAGAGCCAGAAGTTCGTGGAACAGCTGCCTCAGCTCTTCAAAGTGAT TTTTTCAGAACCAAACCACTTGCTTGCGATCCTTCAAGCCTACCGAAACTTCCACCAAGCAAAGAGTATGATGTTAGACTCAGGCAAGAAGAGGCGAGGAG GCAAAGAAACGCAGAGCTTGGTGGACGAGGAGCTGAATCTGTTAAACCCGGAAATGAGAATCATGTAACCAGTCGCGCCATTGATATTGCCGCTCAAGTGAAG CAACCCACACATAATACTTCAAAGAGCACGTGTGAGAAGTTTAACACAGAGGACAGTGTGCCAGGGTTCCGGGTGGAGCCACGGGCATTGCCAACCTCAGTGCAGGTTCCTGAATGTGGATCAACATGGAACATGAGGGGTTACGCCGATCACCATGCAGTTCCTGGTCGTGTTTGCAGCTCTGTTCGTGTCGCCAGGAAGAAAGGACAATCGCATTCAAATCTACCACAGTATGATGCAACAGATTTGAAGAATGGTATTGAGGTTACCGATCATAACCAGCCAGCTGAtaggcctgcttcttctcaaAAGAAGGACCTACAGGAG AACCATGGAAGGAAGTACAAAAGGATACACTACTCCGGGCCATTGATGCCACCAGGAGGAAACATTGACGACATGCTGAAGGAGCACGAGAGGCACATTCAAGAAGCGGTGCGCAAGGCACGCCTTAGCAAGGGGAGCAGATAG
- the LOC120696936 gene encoding probable serine/threonine-protein kinase At1g54610 isoform X3 produces MFFLPRKKHLVCFLILSEKHRKLTLCCLNHRLENQAMVIYCQVQRLARKTAKIGFSAINSFKKKALHLMGCLCSKGAKDDNATSGHRTPSRRDDSTVATSTAVLNGKFKENTFNSSTFDSTKVVALDARISSGNNADLKGLSGEHVVAGWPAWLINVAPKAVEGWLPRRADSFEKLAKIGQGTYSIVYKARDVESGKIVALKKVRFFNMDPESVRFMAREIHILRKLDHPNVIKLEGIITSRVSQSLYLVFEYMEHDLAGLVATPGLKLTEPQLLHGLDHCHKNGVLHRDIKGSNLLIDGNGMLKIGDFGLAISYDPNNPQPLTSRVVTLWYRPPELLLGAAEYGAAVDMWSTGCILAELFAGKPIMPGRTEVEQIHKIFKLCGSPPEYYCKKSKVPETAMFKPQQQYGRCVAETFKDFPPPAVVLIDSLLSLEPEVRGTAASALQSDFFRTKPLACDPSSLPKLPPSKEYDVRLRQEEARRQRNAELGGRGAESVKPGNENHVTSRAIDIAAQVKQPTHNTSKSTCEKFNTEDSVPGFRVEPRALPTSVQVPECGSTWNMRGYADHHAVPGRVCSSVRVARKKGQSHSNLPQYDATDLKNGIEVTDHNQPADRPASSQKKDLQENHGRKYKRIHYSGPLMPPGGNIDDMLKEHERHIQEAVRKARLSKGSR; encoded by the exons ATGTTTTTTCTGCCCAGAAAGAAACATTTAGTTTGTTTCTTAATATTATCTGAAAAGCATAGAAAACTCACACTATGTTGTTTGAATCATCGTTTGGAAAATCAGGCAATGGTCATTTATTGTCAAGTGCAGAGATTAGCAAGAAAAACTGCAAAAATTGGTTTCAGTGCGATTAACTCGTTCAAGAAGAAGGCATTGCATCTTATGGGCTGCCTTTGCTCTAAAGGCGCCAAAGATGATAATGCCACTTCTGGACACAGAACACCATCAAGGAGAGATGACTCTACAGTTGCAACAAGTACTGCGGTGCTGAATGGAAAGTTCAAAGAAAATACATTCAACTCCAGCACATTCGATTCAACGAAGGTGGTAGCTTTAGATGCTAGGATCAGCAGTGGTAACAATGCTGACCTTAAAGGGCTCTCAGGTGAGCATGTAGTTGCTGGTTGGCCAGCTTGGCTCATCAATGTGGCACCTAAAGCAGTAGAAGGATGGTTGCCTCGGCGAGCAGATTCATTTGAGAAATTGGCCAAG ATTGGTCAAGGAACTTATAGTATCGTGTATAAAGCTCGGGATGTCGAATCAGGGAAAATTGTCGCACTTAAAAAGGTGCGGTTTTTCAATATGGACCCCGAAAGTGTGCGCTTCATGGCTAGAGAAATTCATATTCTTCGGAAACTGGATCATCCAAATGTCATAAAGCTTGAAGGGATTATAACATCTCGTGTTTCACAGAGCCTCTATCTTGTTTTCGAGTATATGGAACACGACCTTGCTGGTCTTGTTGCAACTCCAGGCCTCAAGCTCACTGAGCCACAG ctgctacatgGCCTTGATCATTGCCACAAAAATGGGGTTCTGCATCGAGACATCAAAGGCTCAAACCTGTTAATTGATGGCAATGGAATGCTgaagattggagattttggccTGGCCATATCCTACGATCCCAACAATCCACAACCGCTGACAAGCCGTGTTGTGACATTATGGTACAGACCACCAGAGCTTTTGCTTGGTGCCGCGGAGTATGGTGCTGCTGTGGATATGTGGAGTACAGGGTGCATTTTGGCAGAACTGTTTGCTGGCAAACCTATCATGCCGGGAAGAACCGAG GTGGAGCAAATTCACAAGATCTTTAAGCTATGTGGGTCACCACCCGAGTATTATTGCAAGAAATCAAAGGTGCCAGAAACAGCAATGTTCAAGCCTCAGCAGCAATATGGGCGGTGTGTTGCTGAGACCTTCAAAGATTTTCCCCCTCCAGCTGTAGTTCTCATAGATTCCTTGCTTTCACTAGAGCCAGAAGTTCGTGGAACAGCTGCCTCAGCTCTTCAAAGTGAT TTTTTCAGAACCAAACCACTTGCTTGCGATCCTTCAAGCCTACCGAAACTTCCACCAAGCAAAGAGTATGATGTTAGACTCAGGCAAGAAGAGGCGAGGAG GCAAAGAAACGCAGAGCTTGGTGGACGAGGAGCTGAATCTGTTAAACCCGGAAATGAGAATCATGTAACCAGTCGCGCCATTGATATTGCCGCTCAAGTGAAG CAACCCACACATAATACTTCAAAGAGCACGTGTGAGAAGTTTAACACAGAGGACAGTGTGCCAGGGTTCCGGGTGGAGCCACGGGCATTGCCAACCTCAGTGCAGGTTCCTGAATGTGGATCAACATGGAACATGAGGGGTTACGCCGATCACCATGCAGTTCCTGGTCGTGTTTGCAGCTCTGTTCGTGTCGCCAGGAAGAAAGGACAATCGCATTCAAATCTACCACAGTATGATGCAACAGATTTGAAGAATGGTATTGAGGTTACCGATCATAACCAGCCAGCTGAtaggcctgcttcttctcaaAAGAAGGACCTACAGGAG AACCATGGAAGGAAGTACAAAAGGATACACTACTCCGGGCCATTGATGCCACCAGGAGGAAACATTGACGACATGCTGAAGGAGCACGAGAGGCACATTCAAGAAGCGGTGCGCAAGGCACGCCTTAGCAAGGGGAGCAGATAG
- the LOC120696936 gene encoding probable serine/threonine-protein kinase At1g09600 isoform X5 yields the protein MFFLPRKKHLVCFLILSEKHRKLTLCCLNHRLENQAMVIYCQVQRLARKTAKIGFSAINSFKKKALHLMGCLCSKGAKDDNATSGHRTPSRRDDSTVATSTAVLNGKFKENTFNSSTFDSTKVVALDARISSGNNADLKGLSGEHVVAGWPAWLINVAPKAVEGWLPRRADSFEKLAKIGQGTYSIVYKARDVESGKIVALKKSLYLVFEYMEHDLAGLVATPGLKLTEPQIKCFVQQLLHGLDHCHKNGVLHRDIKGSNLLIDGNGMLKIGDFGLAISYDPNNPQPLTSRVVTLWYRPPELLLGAAEYGAAVDMWSTGCILAELFAGKPIMPGRTEVEQIHKIFKLCGSPPEYYCKKSKVPETAMFKPQQQYGRCVAETFKDFPPPAVVLIDSLLSLEPEVRGTAASALQSDFFRTKPLACDPSSLPKLPPSKEYDVRLRQEEARRQRNAELGGRGAESVKPGNENHVTSRAIDIAAQVKQPTHNTSKSTCEKFNTEDSVPGFRVEPRALPTSVQVPECGSTWNMRGYADHHAVPGRVCSSVRVARKKGQSHSNLPQYDATDLKNGIEVTDHNQPADRPASSQKKDLQENHGRKYKRIHYSGPLMPPGGNIDDMLKEHERHIQEAVRKARLSKGSR from the exons ATGTTTTTTCTGCCCAGAAAGAAACATTTAGTTTGTTTCTTAATATTATCTGAAAAGCATAGAAAACTCACACTATGTTGTTTGAATCATCGTTTGGAAAATCAGGCAATGGTCATTTATTGTCAAGTGCAGAGATTAGCAAGAAAAACTGCAAAAATTGGTTTCAGTGCGATTAACTCGTTCAAGAAGAAGGCATTGCATCTTATGGGCTGCCTTTGCTCTAAAGGCGCCAAAGATGATAATGCCACTTCTGGACACAGAACACCATCAAGGAGAGATGACTCTACAGTTGCAACAAGTACTGCGGTGCTGAATGGAAAGTTCAAAGAAAATACATTCAACTCCAGCACATTCGATTCAACGAAGGTGGTAGCTTTAGATGCTAGGATCAGCAGTGGTAACAATGCTGACCTTAAAGGGCTCTCAGGTGAGCATGTAGTTGCTGGTTGGCCAGCTTGGCTCATCAATGTGGCACCTAAAGCAGTAGAAGGATGGTTGCCTCGGCGAGCAGATTCATTTGAGAAATTGGCCAAG ATTGGTCAAGGAACTTATAGTATCGTGTATAAAGCTCGGGATGTCGAATCAGGGAAAATTGTCGCACTTAAAAAG AGCCTCTATCTTGTTTTCGAGTATATGGAACACGACCTTGCTGGTCTTGTTGCAACTCCAGGCCTCAAGCTCACTGAGCCACAG ATAAAGTGCTTcgttcagcagctgctacatgGCCTTGATCATTGCCACAAAAATGGGGTTCTGCATCGAGACATCAAAGGCTCAAACCTGTTAATTGATGGCAATGGAATGCTgaagattggagattttggccTGGCCATATCCTACGATCCCAACAATCCACAACCGCTGACAAGCCGTGTTGTGACATTATGGTACAGACCACCAGAGCTTTTGCTTGGTGCCGCGGAGTATGGTGCTGCTGTGGATATGTGGAGTACAGGGTGCATTTTGGCAGAACTGTTTGCTGGCAAACCTATCATGCCGGGAAGAACCGAG GTGGAGCAAATTCACAAGATCTTTAAGCTATGTGGGTCACCACCCGAGTATTATTGCAAGAAATCAAAGGTGCCAGAAACAGCAATGTTCAAGCCTCAGCAGCAATATGGGCGGTGTGTTGCTGAGACCTTCAAAGATTTTCCCCCTCCAGCTGTAGTTCTCATAGATTCCTTGCTTTCACTAGAGCCAGAAGTTCGTGGAACAGCTGCCTCAGCTCTTCAAAGTGAT TTTTTCAGAACCAAACCACTTGCTTGCGATCCTTCAAGCCTACCGAAACTTCCACCAAGCAAAGAGTATGATGTTAGACTCAGGCAAGAAGAGGCGAGGAG GCAAAGAAACGCAGAGCTTGGTGGACGAGGAGCTGAATCTGTTAAACCCGGAAATGAGAATCATGTAACCAGTCGCGCCATTGATATTGCCGCTCAAGTGAAG CAACCCACACATAATACTTCAAAGAGCACGTGTGAGAAGTTTAACACAGAGGACAGTGTGCCAGGGTTCCGGGTGGAGCCACGGGCATTGCCAACCTCAGTGCAGGTTCCTGAATGTGGATCAACATGGAACATGAGGGGTTACGCCGATCACCATGCAGTTCCTGGTCGTGTTTGCAGCTCTGTTCGTGTCGCCAGGAAGAAAGGACAATCGCATTCAAATCTACCACAGTATGATGCAACAGATTTGAAGAATGGTATTGAGGTTACCGATCATAACCAGCCAGCTGAtaggcctgcttcttctcaaAAGAAGGACCTACAGGAG AACCATGGAAGGAAGTACAAAAGGATACACTACTCCGGGCCATTGATGCCACCAGGAGGAAACATTGACGACATGCTGAAGGAGCACGAGAGGCACATTCAAGAAGCGGTGCGCAAGGCACGCCTTAGCAAGGGGAGCAGATAG
- the LOC120696936 gene encoding probable serine/threonine-protein kinase At1g09600 isoform X4: MFFLPRKKHLVCFLILSEKHRKLTLCCLNHRLENQAMVIYCQVQRLARKTAKIGFSAINSFKKKALHLMGCLCSKGAKDDNATSGHRTPSRRDDSTVATSTAVLNGKFKENTFNSSTFDSTKVVALDARISSGNNADLKGLSGEHVVAGWPAWLINVAPKAVEGWLPRRADSFEKLAKIGQGTYSIVYKARDVESGKIVALKKSLYLVFEYMEHDLAGLVATPGLKLTEPQLLHGLDHCHKNGVLHRDIKGSNLLIDGNGMLKIGDFGLAISYDPNNPQPLTSRVVTLWYRPPELLLGAAEYGAAVDMWSTGCILAELFAGKPIMPGRTEVEQIHKIFKLCGSPPEYYCKKSKVPETAMFKPQQQYGRCVAETFKDFPPPAVVLIDSLLSLEPEVRGTAASALQSDFFRTKPLACDPSSLPKLPPSKEYDVRLRQEEARRQRNAELGGRGAESVKPGNENHVTSRAIDIAAQVKQPTHNTSKSTCEKFNTEDSVPGFRVEPRALPTSVQVPECGSTWNMRGYADHHAVPGRVCSSVRVARKKGQSHSNLPQYDATDLKNGIEVTDHNQPADRPASSQKKDLQENHGRKYKRIHYSGPLMPPGGNIDDMLKEHERHIQEAVRKARLSKGSR, encoded by the exons ATGTTTTTTCTGCCCAGAAAGAAACATTTAGTTTGTTTCTTAATATTATCTGAAAAGCATAGAAAACTCACACTATGTTGTTTGAATCATCGTTTGGAAAATCAGGCAATGGTCATTTATTGTCAAGTGCAGAGATTAGCAAGAAAAACTGCAAAAATTGGTTTCAGTGCGATTAACTCGTTCAAGAAGAAGGCATTGCATCTTATGGGCTGCCTTTGCTCTAAAGGCGCCAAAGATGATAATGCCACTTCTGGACACAGAACACCATCAAGGAGAGATGACTCTACAGTTGCAACAAGTACTGCGGTGCTGAATGGAAAGTTCAAAGAAAATACATTCAACTCCAGCACATTCGATTCAACGAAGGTGGTAGCTTTAGATGCTAGGATCAGCAGTGGTAACAATGCTGACCTTAAAGGGCTCTCAGGTGAGCATGTAGTTGCTGGTTGGCCAGCTTGGCTCATCAATGTGGCACCTAAAGCAGTAGAAGGATGGTTGCCTCGGCGAGCAGATTCATTTGAGAAATTGGCCAAG ATTGGTCAAGGAACTTATAGTATCGTGTATAAAGCTCGGGATGTCGAATCAGGGAAAATTGTCGCACTTAAAAAG AGCCTCTATCTTGTTTTCGAGTATATGGAACACGACCTTGCTGGTCTTGTTGCAACTCCAGGCCTCAAGCTCACTGAGCCACAG ctgctacatgGCCTTGATCATTGCCACAAAAATGGGGTTCTGCATCGAGACATCAAAGGCTCAAACCTGTTAATTGATGGCAATGGAATGCTgaagattggagattttggccTGGCCATATCCTACGATCCCAACAATCCACAACCGCTGACAAGCCGTGTTGTGACATTATGGTACAGACCACCAGAGCTTTTGCTTGGTGCCGCGGAGTATGGTGCTGCTGTGGATATGTGGAGTACAGGGTGCATTTTGGCAGAACTGTTTGCTGGCAAACCTATCATGCCGGGAAGAACCGAG GTGGAGCAAATTCACAAGATCTTTAAGCTATGTGGGTCACCACCCGAGTATTATTGCAAGAAATCAAAGGTGCCAGAAACAGCAATGTTCAAGCCTCAGCAGCAATATGGGCGGTGTGTTGCTGAGACCTTCAAAGATTTTCCCCCTCCAGCTGTAGTTCTCATAGATTCCTTGCTTTCACTAGAGCCAGAAGTTCGTGGAACAGCTGCCTCAGCTCTTCAAAGTGAT TTTTTCAGAACCAAACCACTTGCTTGCGATCCTTCAAGCCTACCGAAACTTCCACCAAGCAAAGAGTATGATGTTAGACTCAGGCAAGAAGAGGCGAGGAG GCAAAGAAACGCAGAGCTTGGTGGACGAGGAGCTGAATCTGTTAAACCCGGAAATGAGAATCATGTAACCAGTCGCGCCATTGATATTGCCGCTCAAGTGAAG CAACCCACACATAATACTTCAAAGAGCACGTGTGAGAAGTTTAACACAGAGGACAGTGTGCCAGGGTTCCGGGTGGAGCCACGGGCATTGCCAACCTCAGTGCAGGTTCCTGAATGTGGATCAACATGGAACATGAGGGGTTACGCCGATCACCATGCAGTTCCTGGTCGTGTTTGCAGCTCTGTTCGTGTCGCCAGGAAGAAAGGACAATCGCATTCAAATCTACCACAGTATGATGCAACAGATTTGAAGAATGGTATTGAGGTTACCGATCATAACCAGCCAGCTGAtaggcctgcttcttctcaaAAGAAGGACCTACAGGAG AACCATGGAAGGAAGTACAAAAGGATACACTACTCCGGGCCATTGATGCCACCAGGAGGAAACATTGACGACATGCTGAAGGAGCACGAGAGGCACATTCAAGAAGCGGTGCGCAAGGCACGCCTTAGCAAGGGGAGCAGATAG
- the LOC120696936 gene encoding probable serine/threonine-protein kinase At1g09600 isoform X2, translating to MVIYCQVQRLARKTAKIGFSAINSFKKKALHLMGCLCSKGAKDDNATSGHRTPSRRDDSTVATSTAVLNGKFKENTFNSSTFDSTKVVALDARISSGNNADLKGLSGEHVVAGWPAWLINVAPKAVEGWLPRRADSFEKLAKIGQGTYSIVYKARDVESGKIVALKKVRFFNMDPESVRFMAREIHILRKLDHPNVIKLEGIITSRVSQSLYLVFEYMEHDLAGLVATPGLKLTEPQIKCFVQQLLHGLDHCHKNGVLHRDIKGSNLLIDGNGMLKIGDFGLAISYDPNNPQPLTSRVVTLWYRPPELLLGAAEYGAAVDMWSTGCILAELFAGKPIMPGRTEVEQIHKIFKLCGSPPEYYCKKSKVPETAMFKPQQQYGRCVAETFKDFPPPAVVLIDSLLSLEPEVRGTAASALQSDFFRTKPLACDPSSLPKLPPSKEYDVRLRQEEARRQRNAELGGRGAESVKPGNENHVTSRAIDIAAQVKQPTHNTSKSTCEKFNTEDSVPGFRVEPRALPTSVQVPECGSTWNMRGYADHHAVPGRVCSSVRVARKKGQSHSNLPQYDATDLKNGIEVTDHNQPADRPASSQKKDLQENHGRKYKRIHYSGPLMPPGGNIDDMLKEHERHIQEAVRKARLSKGSR from the exons ATGGTCATTTATTGTCAAGTGCAGAGATTAGCAAGAAAAACTGCAAAAATTGGTTTCAGTGCGATTAACTCGTTCAAGAAGAAGGCATTGCATCTTATGGGCTGCCTTTGCTCTAAAGGCGCCAAAGATGATAATGCCACTTCTGGACACAGAACACCATCAAGGAGAGATGACTCTACAGTTGCAACAAGTACTGCGGTGCTGAATGGAAAGTTCAAAGAAAATACATTCAACTCCAGCACATTCGATTCAACGAAGGTGGTAGCTTTAGATGCTAGGATCAGCAGTGGTAACAATGCTGACCTTAAAGGGCTCTCAGGTGAGCATGTAGTTGCTGGTTGGCCAGCTTGGCTCATCAATGTGGCACCTAAAGCAGTAGAAGGATGGTTGCCTCGGCGAGCAGATTCATTTGAGAAATTGGCCAAG ATTGGTCAAGGAACTTATAGTATCGTGTATAAAGCTCGGGATGTCGAATCAGGGAAAATTGTCGCACTTAAAAAGGTGCGGTTTTTCAATATGGACCCCGAAAGTGTGCGCTTCATGGCTAGAGAAATTCATATTCTTCGGAAACTGGATCATCCAAATGTCATAAAGCTTGAAGGGATTATAACATCTCGTGTTTCACAGAGCCTCTATCTTGTTTTCGAGTATATGGAACACGACCTTGCTGGTCTTGTTGCAACTCCAGGCCTCAAGCTCACTGAGCCACAG ATAAAGTGCTTcgttcagcagctgctacatgGCCTTGATCATTGCCACAAAAATGGGGTTCTGCATCGAGACATCAAAGGCTCAAACCTGTTAATTGATGGCAATGGAATGCTgaagattggagattttggccTGGCCATATCCTACGATCCCAACAATCCACAACCGCTGACAAGCCGTGTTGTGACATTATGGTACAGACCACCAGAGCTTTTGCTTGGTGCCGCGGAGTATGGTGCTGCTGTGGATATGTGGAGTACAGGGTGCATTTTGGCAGAACTGTTTGCTGGCAAACCTATCATGCCGGGAAGAACCGAG GTGGAGCAAATTCACAAGATCTTTAAGCTATGTGGGTCACCACCCGAGTATTATTGCAAGAAATCAAAGGTGCCAGAAACAGCAATGTTCAAGCCTCAGCAGCAATATGGGCGGTGTGTTGCTGAGACCTTCAAAGATTTTCCCCCTCCAGCTGTAGTTCTCATAGATTCCTTGCTTTCACTAGAGCCAGAAGTTCGTGGAACAGCTGCCTCAGCTCTTCAAAGTGAT TTTTTCAGAACCAAACCACTTGCTTGCGATCCTTCAAGCCTACCGAAACTTCCACCAAGCAAAGAGTATGATGTTAGACTCAGGCAAGAAGAGGCGAGGAG GCAAAGAAACGCAGAGCTTGGTGGACGAGGAGCTGAATCTGTTAAACCCGGAAATGAGAATCATGTAACCAGTCGCGCCATTGATATTGCCGCTCAAGTGAAG CAACCCACACATAATACTTCAAAGAGCACGTGTGAGAAGTTTAACACAGAGGACAGTGTGCCAGGGTTCCGGGTGGAGCCACGGGCATTGCCAACCTCAGTGCAGGTTCCTGAATGTGGATCAACATGGAACATGAGGGGTTACGCCGATCACCATGCAGTTCCTGGTCGTGTTTGCAGCTCTGTTCGTGTCGCCAGGAAGAAAGGACAATCGCATTCAAATCTACCACAGTATGATGCAACAGATTTGAAGAATGGTATTGAGGTTACCGATCATAACCAGCCAGCTGAtaggcctgcttcttctcaaAAGAAGGACCTACAGGAG AACCATGGAAGGAAGTACAAAAGGATACACTACTCCGGGCCATTGATGCCACCAGGAGGAAACATTGACGACATGCTGAAGGAGCACGAGAGGCACATTCAAGAAGCGGTGCGCAAGGCACGCCTTAGCAAGGGGAGCAGATAG
- the LOC120696938 gene encoding putative methyltransferase At1g22800, mitochondrial, whose amino-acid sequence MASSAVAARRLLLLRHHRHLLPRRYISSSSAADSLGDGGGGRLKIFDRDLKRRHRDRAAWAMRETDGFVDAVAENLLDRLEDCRKAFPSALCLGGSAGAVRRLLRGRGGIEELIMMDMSPDMVKKWRESENATDDGPETHFVVGDEEFLPIKESSQDLIMTCLGLHWTNDLPGAMIQCRLALKPDGLFLAAILGGETLKELRIACTIAQMEREGGISPRMSPLAQVRDAGNLLTRAGFTLPGVDVDQYTVKYNNALELVEHLRAMGETNALFQRNPVLKRDTALATAAIYQSMFGLEDGSIPATFQVIYMTGWREHPSQQKAKRRGSATISFSDIQKEFAPSEN is encoded by the exons ATGGCTTCCTCGGCCGTAGCTGCTCGCCGCCTCCTActcctccgccaccaccgccaccttcTACCCAGACGCTACATCTCTTCCTCGTCCGCAGCCGATAgcctcggcgacggcggcggcggccgcctcaaGATCTTCGACCGCGACCTGAAGCGCCGGCACCGAGACCGCGCGGCGTGGGCGATGCGGGAGACCGACGGGTTCGTGGATGCCGTCGCCGAGAACCTCCTAGATCGCCTTGAGGACTGCAGGAAGGCGTTCCCCTCCGCGCTCTGCCTCGGGGGTTCTGCCGGTGCCGTCCGCCGCTTGCTCCGCGGCCGCG GTGGAATTGAGGAGCTGATCATGATGGACATGTCGCCCgacatggtgaagaagtggCGAGAATCAGAGAATGCTACCGACGACGGACCAGAGACGCACTTTGTTGTCGGTGATGAGGAGTTCCTTCCAATCAAAGAGAG CTCACAGGATTTGATAATGACCTGTCTTGGGCTTCACTGGACAAATGATCTTCCTGGAGCAATGATACAG TGTAGGCTGGCATTGAAACCTGATGGCCTTTTTCTCGCTGCAATTCTTGGTGGAGAAACACTGAA GGAGCTTCGAATTGCATGCACCATTGCACAAATGGAACGAGAGGGGGGCATCAGTCCTCGAATGTCACCTTTAGCACAA GTCCGTGATGCAGGAAACCTTTTGACAAGGGCAGGCTTCACCCTTCCAGGAGTTGATGTCGATCAGTATACTGTTAAATACAACAATG CTTTGGAACTTGTTGAACATCTTAGAGCAATGGGGGAAACAAATGCTCTGTTTCAAAGAAATCCT GTGTTAAAAAGGGATACAGCCTTGGCGACTGCAGCAATTTACCAGTCAATGTTTGGGTTAGAGGACGGATCTATTCCAGCAACCTTTCAA GTAATTTACATGACTGGCTGGAGGGAGCATCCATCACAGCAAAAGGCTAAGAGAAGGGGTTCCGCGACCATATCATTTAGTGACATACAAAAAGAATTTGCTCCTAGTGAGAACTGA